The following nucleotide sequence is from Photobacterium gaetbulicola Gung47.
TGCACGTTCGTCCACTGGGGTTACGCAAGAAAGATCAATCTCCCGAACAGCTTGATCTGCGCAATACCACCGACAACGAAGCATGGGCGCAAGGCTATATGATCGGTTCGGGCCTGGGGATGCAAAAAGACACGGAATTCTACAGCCGTTGTGTTCGCACCCCTTAACCGACTCAGGCCACCCAGCTTGGGTGGCTTTTTGCCAACCTTAGGTTCAGGAGCTCTACCATGACCTTATTAATGCGCAAGCTTACATTGTGTTTTCTAGCCGTATTCGCTGTTTGTAGCAATGCAGAACTGCCTCGCTATGACGACGGTGCCCGTTGGGCATTCATCTCTGAAGCCGATTCAAAACACATTGCCGTCGTTGATACATTCAAATATCAGTTGGCGGACAGACTTGAACTCAAAGCGGTACCCACCGAACTTGTAGTTTCTGACGTGCAAGATGTACTGGTTTATATCGATGGCGTCAGTAATAAAGTCTTTAGCTATGATTTGATAACGCACACCCACAGTGAAATGGCTTTAGAACGGGTGCCCCACTCGATCGTTTTCCATTCGGATGGTGCGCAATTGGCCGTTGCAAGCCAAGATCGCATTGACATCATCAAGCCATTGAAACAGGAATATGTTGCCTCAATTGAAGGCATCAAGTCACCATTTAGCATGAACTTTGACAATGGTGGCTATAACCTGTACATCACCGAAGCCAAAACAGGTAACACACTGATTTACAGAAACCACGACGGCCAACAGACCCACATTCAGCTGGGAGAAGGCAACGTATCGGCACTGACTCTTTCACCTGATGCGCGGCTGGCCCTGGTCTCGGACCATTCAACCAACTCCGTTTTCGTATGGGATCTCTTTAACGAGGCACCCTATAAATCGTACCCGATGACAGCCAAGCCCTGGCGCCCTTACGTCAGCTCTGATTCCGAACACATGATATTTGTCGATGACAATGGCCTAGCCCAGATCGTCAACACTTGGTCTGGAGAAACAGTGAATAATTTCCAATTCAAGCAGGCGCCCAAATCGATTCGCACCGGCTGGTTAGAAACCATTGGGATTGTCGAAAGCGAAAAATCGCTAAACATCTTTGAGCTAACCAAAGCAAACAAAGCGACCTCACTTGCCCTTAAACATCCCCTCAACGAGGTCGTGGTCGTTTCTGATTCCAAAACCCTGTTTGCGACCCAACAAAACAGCAGTGATTTGTTTATCTACGATATACGCCAAAACAAACTGCTGCCGGCTATTAACACCGGTCTTAAACAGCCCCAGCATATTGTTATGGGGATCACCAACACCATTTGTCACTAAGGAGCAGGTATGCGTTTACTCGTTTCCTATTTTGTTCTTACCCTATTAACACTAGGCATGCTGCCCCCGGTTGCTGTGGCAAAGCCACTCACGTTCGAACTACAAGAGCATGACCTTGGCACCGTTACTGAAAAAAACTGGCCCGATAAGTACCTGCTGATAGGCGTCGGTTACACCAGTTGCCCAGATATTTGCCCCACCACCGTGATTGACTTGGCAACAGCCGTCCATACATTGGGTGACAAAAAAAACGCGGTCGTGCCTATTTTCATCTCCGTGGATCCCAAACGTGATACCGTCGAAAACATGGATCTGTATGTCAAATACTTCGATCCCAAAATGGTCGGCTTGGTCGGTAGTTTCGAGCAAACACGAGCTGCGGCCAGAAGCCTAAAAGCCACTTTTGGCTATTCACTGGAGGGGAAACCGATTTATCCCCCTTTGCCGAACCACTACGAAGTGTTCCACTCCGCGTACATCTATTTCTATGGCCCAGATCGCGAGCTGATCGATGTATACGGATACGGCGTGGGCGGCGTCAAGATTGGCCAGAGCTTAAAAAGGCACCTCGATGAATAAAATTGCCTTTTTGTTCGGCTCGCTAGTGCTAACCGCGATAGCCAACGCCAGCCAGTGCCCAGCTCCAGACGGCTTTATCGCAACGGATGGCTCGCAAAGATGGGAAAGCAATACTAAGCCTGTCACACTGGTCAATTTGTGGGCCGTATGGTGCCCGCCTTGCCTAAAAGAGCTGCCGATGCTGGACAGTATTGCCAATAGTAATACCTATGCTATCGATACCATCCACCTGGGTGATGTTCCGGATAGTGTCGACGTTAGATTCAAACAGTTACAGATCAAACATCTACCGAAGACAATAGAACCCGATTTGGCTTTGCTGCAACAACTTGGCTTTCAAGGGTTACCCGCCAGTTTTGTGGTGATTGGCAACCGAATAGTGTATCGCTACTCCGGGTATATCAACCAAGAAGCCGAGTTCATCAGACACTGGCTGCAATGCTTAAGCAAGGAGAATACACAATGAAGAAAGTAGTGGTGGCAGCCATAACTTGCCTTTCAGTTTCGGCATTCGCTTCTGTGGAAACAGAATCCGGTAGGCAATTATACCTCTCACCAGGTAAGGGCGGCTGTGCAACTTGTCATGGGGAGACCGGTAACGAGCCGGTCATGCCGATGTACCCGAAGATTGGCGGGCAGATGGAAATGTATCTGATTAACCAGATGCAAGACTACAAGCTCAAGAAGCGGAAAAACGGGTTATTTGTCCCAATGGAAGTAGCAATGGAACACTATAGCGATGAAGATATCCTCCAGATTGCCAAATACCTGGCGTCATTCTAAGTACAGCTAAACCAGGCTTAAAGAGTAGATCATTTACATAGCCCCAAGATAATGAAACAGCTTGGGGTTAGATCCGATTCCAATAACACGCATTATTCACGCCACAGAATAACCATTCAAAATATTTTGTATATCCCCGGTAAATTTTCATACCAACGTGATAAGTTAGTCATAAAAATGACTGAAACAAAATCAACATAACTCTTTGTTTACACTCAATTTGATCTGAGCCAAGTTCTTACATTTCACACTGCTTTAGATTGTGATTAAACGTTAAGTAACAAGCCAACAACCATTTTGTGCAAATTATTGCTTATCAATAACGGACATCATTATGCCTTAACCGTTTTAGCATAGTGAAATCTCAAGGAGTTTTCGGATGGACAAACCCTCGCAGTCGCTAACCCAAACCCTCTCTTACTTAAAGTTATGCACCTCCCAAATCATCTCTAGCCAACTTTCAGTTTCTCAAGCGGGTTCAGCAAAGCACATTAATGACCTCATTTCACTCGAATCAATTGAGTTGGATCATGCCAATGAGCAAGTCACCGAGCTACAGAAAACATTATTTCGCGCATTACATGCACTAGAGGCTGGGCAATCTGACATGGTTCATGATGCACTTATCGACGCGATTGAACAGATTAATCACGAGTTAACCGTCCCAAAGAAAAAGGGCTTGTCCAATGCAAGTGTAGGTAATGAGGAATTGAGTGATCCTGCGTTAGTTGGCTAAGACCGTATTTACAGCAAAACAACCTGAATTTTAATAACTATAACTGGGCGGCTTTTTCTTTGTAAACAAGCCGCCCCCCCAAAAGCCAACGTGGAATCTGCCGGATACCTTCGTCCTGTCGGTATCCGGCTTTTTTTTACATCAGCCACTTCCACCAGACAAACACAGCAAGGAAGCCAAACAAATAGCTCAGGCCAACCCATGACAACACTTTCATCGATTTAGACCATTGTAAAGCTTTGGGCAAATCAGTTTTAGAAACCAATTGGTAGTTAAGCAAAGCAAAAATTGGCGTCGTCATAAAAGCCATTACCATAGCAAAATCAAGCATTGGCATTAGCGCTGAGCTGAAGAACAAGATGATCCCCATGGCAGAGGCCGCGGTAAACAACATCCAGCCGTTATGGAATGCACGCTGACCAACCGGTTTGGATTGAAGCAGTGACTGAGCTTCGGCCAGAGAACGGGCATAACCGTCAATCACGGTAATGGTACTACCAAAGATACAGAAGAAAGCCACAACCGCGATCAAGTAACGCGACCACTCACCGATCGTTGATGCGTACATACTGACTAATTGATGTGAAAAACCAATACCTGATGCTTTTAGCTCTGTGCCGCTGCCATGCAATACCAGCGCCCCGAGAGAGAGAAAGACAATTGCCAGGATAGCCGTACCGATATAACCGACGTTGAAATCAAACAACGCTGACTCGGGTGTGACCTGTTGTTCTTTTCGTTGGCTCTTTAGCCACAGCGATGTTAGACATGAAATTTCAATGGGCGCAGGCATCCAGCCCATCATTACAACAATAAAGCCAATAGCCGCCAGCGACCAAGCTGAGGGTGCTTGGAAATCAGCCGGTGCCACACTCCCCTTTCCCGCAGCAATAACCACGGCTGATAGCGTGGCTATGACCAGCACTGACATGATGACCTTTGACAGGCTGTCCAACGCCTTATAGTGGCCAGCCATCAAGATAACCAAACAAGCGACAACCACTATGCCGGACAATACAGGCAGAGATAAGCTAAACGGTAAGAAGTACCCCAACAGGCTGGCACTGAACAATAATAATGCGGCTGTGTTGACGACGCCAGAAATCAAGCTTAACGCGGTAAACACCCATAAATAGCCGCGGCCCATACCATCATAACCTTGAACCAAACTATTGCCTGTCCCCATAGTGTACTGAACGCCGGCACGAAAAAATGGATATTTCAAAAGGTTTACCAGCAAAATCAGAGCGGCAAGCTGCCATCCATATATTGCACCGGCTTTGGTCGATGCCACTAAGTGGGAACCGCCGACGGCTGCCGTTGCCATCATTATGCCAGGGCCTAATGAACGAATAAGTCGGTGTAATGGCAAGGGGCCTGAGGAGTTCGGTTGTATTGGAGTTGTGTCAGACATAATCACATCCTGATGATTTTTTATGAGATAGCCTCATTTTGTCTCAGGTTTGTCACAAACATTCAACCTGGCCAAAACCATCAATAAGATGATTACGCCATTACAAGACCAAGACTTAGTGAATAGTAGCAAACCACCCCTATTGCACTTTTGTGATATCAGGTAAACCCGCGCAAAAAAACAATAAAAAAATCACAGCAATTCAGCAACTTCAGAACATGACACTATTTTATCCTGGCTAAGAACCATCACCACAATTCAGTAGAATCATCCAGCCTTGAATTCTGGTTGAAGTAGTTGATTTATACAATATTTCTCCCAAGCTTCAAGCTAGCGTTTATGCTTATAAATAGCCACGAACCCATTTTTGCTGGTTAGAATTTCAATCCTATATGAATAACGCTGTAGGCAAAAAAAACACAACGCCGCCCTCGAAGCGCAGCCGCTACCGCTATGTCCGACTGTTGACCTATGGCGTGTTTTTCCTTGTCTTCACAATTGTCATCCTTGCCGTTTTCATCCCTCCTTGGCTGGCTTCGAAAGGGATAGAGATCAATGCGATTTCCGGCATTCACATTGGCAAGCGCATTCAAATTGATAGGGTCTCGATCGCCGTAAACAAAACAGCGATTACCATCAGGAAACTCACTCTCGAGCACTTTTCAGATGACCAAAGTGCCATTTCAACATCGTCTTGGCGCTTGCTGTCGCCGCATACAGTTGTCCGGTTAGCTCCCGAAATTCAACATGCACTTAAGCCCCACGGCCTCATTATTAATGACATTCACTTCAGCAACACCACTTTTAACTTAACAGATCTTTCAGCGCCATATGTGTTCAGTGCACATAGCCAGCAGGCTTCAGTCACCCTCGAAAACACAGTAGGCAGTCGCATGCCGCAGCTAGTAAACAATTTACAGCTGGTCCTTACCACAGAACCATTCGTCACGCTTACCGGGATCATCGATGCCGCCAAACTCAACATCTTTCTGCCCCAGGATATTGGCCAAAACAGCTATCCGATCGAGTTAAGCAAAGGGCATTTTTCACTGAGTTGGCAAAATGGTAAAACTCCCTTGGCCGTCCATCTCGACGCCCTGACACCGCTATGGCAAACGGAAATAGATAAATTTCAACAGACAGGCCATGATATCGCATTGACTGTCGACCTCAACCAACCAAGCCAGAGTATGCGCTTGCAGGCCGACGTATTACGCTTTGCCCAGCCGACAGAGCTGCCTGAGTTTCTGGAAAAACCCGACGACGCCCATGAGGGCTTGCATTTAGGCCATGCCATTGCGAATTTGGCGCAGCTCCCATTAAAGCACCTAAAGGTCAGCCACTTCACCTACGGTAACCTGATCATTGATGCCAAACTGGTATTGGACACTCCCAGGGTTCGGCACAACAGGCCTGATAAACAAGCCGAGCTACGGTTGATCGGCAAGGCTCTGGGACCAGAACAACCTTACGATATTGATGTAATTATCAAGCACCGTACTCTCGAAGAGGCAGAGTTCACCGGTACTGTTATCGGTCCAAGAGGCAACCAGCTAGATTGTAACGCCGACATCAGCTTCATTAGCCCGTTACCCAAAACATTTCGGTGTGAGGCAAACTTCAAACACACCCGGGATCTCACCGACAGGCTCAAGCTTTACGATATACCAAGCGCAAAATTAACAAAGCCTATCATAATCTCTGCCAGTCAAAGAGCACTGACTTTCAAGAATGACAGCCCCGAAAACAAAAGTGACCCTCTCCATTTCCATGATGTCGAGCACGTCCGTTATACCATCGACGTCGCTCTACCTGAGCAGGTCAATGTCGAGCTCAATCGCTTTGCCTTCGAGCATCCATTATTGGCCCAAAATGCGACATCGAAATCATCCCTTGCTGTACTTGAGCTCAACACCGATGGCACTCTGACATTCAATGCCGACTACCGTGATGGCAGTATTGCTTTAGGACTGGACAAAAGCACTGAACAACTCCACTTCCGTAATGACAAACTAGGCTATAACTTGAAGCTTGATTTCTCGGCCCTCCACTGCCTCATACCCTTTATCGACAGCAACGAAACGATACAGTGTCACGCAAAAAGCATAATTAACGCGTTAGTTCCACAGTTATTTCCGACCCCTGCGGTGAGTATCCATAACAGTCGAATCCAGTCGGTGATTGAAGGCAATTGGTCTGGTGAGCAAATTGAATTCCAGCTCAATGATTCCCAGCTCATCATCGATAAAATACGCATTGAGCACAGTGGTGAATGGCTCGAAGCTGATGCCGAAAACATCACGATAGAAGCTCAGATGGTAACCATCAAGCAAGATTTCAAACTTGACAAAACCACGGGTTTTTTTATTTCTACGGACGTTAACCACCCGATCAGAGTTAATGCCGACAACCTTGCTGCACTTAAGTTGATCACCCCAGAAGGTACCTCTGAAGCTGAAATTACAGCCATGAGGCAAAAAGAAAATATTAACCAATTACCCGTGCAACGTTATAGCGGTCAGCTGTCAGCGGTGCTCTCAAAGCTGGATTTAAAACTAGCAATCAAGCCTGAGCACTCGGCTGAGTTTCTTCTCACCACCGACTATCAAGCCAGCATCACGGTCAATCAAAATAATCAGCGCCTGCCCGGTTTAATGACTAATGGTGTACTGACTGTAGATCCAGTGAGGTCGAGCTTCAAAGGCGAAATCTTAAACAAGCGCCATACCAAACTGTTTGTCTATACCATTGAATATCTGATACCTCAGCAACAAGCCAACATAGAGTTACACCGTAATGATATTCCATTTTCCAGCAAGCAATCTTTGAAAAAGCATTACCTGCCCAAATTGCCCTTGGATCATGATATACACTCGGGTTCACTTGGCTTCGAAGCGAATCTCACGGTCCGTGGCGATCAATGGTCAGGTCAGATCAGCCTGTTTACCCACAATTTAAGTGGTTATGTCCATGATATTCATTTCGCCGATCTCAATGTCTCCCTGTCTATAGACATCTCCAATCACGGTGTCCGGTCACGTCAACCTATCAGCCTTCATGTCAGCTACCTGCACGCAGGAATACTATTGGAAAACCTGTATGCCATGCTGGAGTTCGACAGCCAAAAACCATATTACAAACTCTATAGGGGCAAAGCTTATTTGCTGGGTGGGGACATCAGTATTCACGACATCGCCAGCGACTCCCTGTCCAATATTCCCACCGTGCCCATCCAGGTCCATGGCATAAAATTGCCAAAACTCATTGAGGCTGTTGCGGCTGATGATATCGAGATGTCCGGAGTTATCGACGGTCTGCTGCCATTTGGAATAAAGGATAGCGCACCAATAATAGCAGGTGGAAAACTGCACGCTCGATACCCGGGCGGGATCCTCAAGTACAAGGAGGGATCCCGTATCGATCAAAACGTAGAGGCCGCGGGTGAAAATAGTTTGTTAGTTGTGAGTACGATTCTCAAAAATTATAACTACCACTCGCTAATCGTTAATCTAGACTATTCTAAAGAAGGACAGCTAAGTGCTAGATCACATTTTAAAGGGCGAAACCCAGATGTTTTATCCGGGCGACCCATTAATCTGAATCTCAGCATAGAAGAAAATATTCCAGCACTACTAAAAACACTTAACATGATTAATTCAAAAAAGCTGGAAAACATGTTCTTAAAGCAGATTGGTGTGGATAAGTAGCATTTTTGCGCTTGAACTCAAAATCACTTAGTTGGACACGCCTTTGAGCTAAAGCGAGGTCAAAGGTAAGGGTCCACAAAAGGTTGTAACCAATGGATATCCAACTTAAGCTGTTTTATATACCATTTTTTATCGCCCTGTTTTCGGTCATGTCGCTTATGGCACTATCTGGCTGTACCCCAACGGTACAAGTCACTGCCTCTGATAAGCCAATAGAAGTTAATTTGAATGTCAAGATAGAACACGAAATTCGTATTAAAGTTGATAAGGAAATCGATGAGCTGTTTAATGATGATGATGTCTTTTAAGCTGGCAGGGAGTATGCCATGACGCGAAAACTGCTGTTCTTACTTTCCGTCTTCCTGACATTTAGTGCATTTGCTCTCGATCTTCAGCAAGCCAAGGATCAAGGACTTGTTGGTGAAGCAAACACTGGACTTATCGCCCCTATTACTGCCCGCCCGTCACCGCAGGTAAAAAGTTTGGTTTCCGAGGTGAATACACGCAGAACAAATACTTTCAAAAGAATTGCCGTCTCACACGGGCTCACCGTCAAGGAAGTTGGCCATATCGCCCACAAAAAAGCCGTCGATAAAACCGCACCTGGTCATTATTATCAGGATCCATCTGGCAGGTGGATTAAAAAATGACCTGGACAGGATTGCTACATTTAACCGCTATCGGTTCAATACTGCATAACCATATGTTAAGTAGATCTTAACCCTGGCATCAAAATATTATAATTATCCTTACTACTCTTTACGCATAT
It contains:
- a CDS encoding hypothetical protein (COG1999), with the translated sequence MRLLVSYFVLTLLTLGMLPPVAVAKPLTFELQEHDLGTVTEKNWPDKYLLIGVGYTSCPDICPTTVIDLATAVHTLGDKKNAVVPIFISVDPKRDTVENMDLYVKYFDPKMVGLVGSFEQTRAAARSLKATFGYSLEGKPIYPPLPNHYEVFHSAYIYFYGPDRELIDVYGYGVGGVKIGQSLKRHLDE
- a CDS encoding putative Thiol-disulfide isomerase and thioredoxins-like protein (COG0526) produces the protein MNKIAFLFGSLVLTAIANASQCPAPDGFIATDGSQRWESNTKPVTLVNLWAVWCPPCLKELPMLDSIANSNTYAIDTIHLGDVPDSVDVRFKQLQIKHLPKTIEPDLALLQQLGFQGLPASFVVIGNRIVYRYSGYINQEAEFIRHWLQCLSKENTQ
- a CDS encoding putative manganese transporter (COG1914) produces the protein MSDTTPIQPNSSGPLPLHRLIRSLGPGIMMATAAVGGSHLVASTKAGAIYGWQLAALILLVNLLKYPFFRAGVQYTMGTGNSLVQGYDGMGRGYLWVFTALSLISGVVNTAALLLFSASLLGYFLPFSLSLPVLSGIVVVACLVILMAGHYKALDSLSKVIMSVLVIATLSAVVIAAGKGSVAPADFQAPSAWSLAAIGFIVVMMGWMPAPIEISCLTSLWLKSQRKEQQVTPESALFDFNVGYIGTAILAIVFLSLGALVLHGSGTELKASGIGFSHQLVSMYASTIGEWSRYLIAVVAFFCIFGSTITVIDGYARSLAEAQSLLQSKPVGQRAFHNGWMLFTAASAMGIILFFSSALMPMLDFAMVMAFMTTPIFALLNYQLVSKTDLPKALQWSKSMKVLSWVGLSYLFGFLAVFVWWKWLM
- a CDS encoding putative cytochrome c4 (COG2863), yielding MKKVVVAAITCLSVSAFASVETESGRQLYLSPGKGGCATCHGETGNEPVMPMYPKIGGQMEMYLINQMQDYKLKKRKNGLFVPMEVAMEHYSDEDILQIAKYLASF
- a CDS encoding hypothetical protein (COG3391) → MTLLMRKLTLCFLAVFAVCSNAELPRYDDGARWAFISEADSKHIAVVDTFKYQLADRLELKAVPTELVVSDVQDVLVYIDGVSNKVFSYDLITHTHSEMALERVPHSIVFHSDGAQLAVASQDRIDIIKPLKQEYVASIEGIKSPFSMNFDNGGYNLYITEAKTGNTLIYRNHDGQQTHIQLGEGNVSALTLSPDARLALVSDHSTNSVFVWDLFNEAPYKSYPMTAKPWRPYVSSDSEHMIFVDDNGLAQIVNTWSGETVNNFQFKQAPKSIRTGWLETIGIVESEKSLNIFELTKANKATSLALKHPLNEVVVVSDSKTLFATQQNSSDLFIYDIRQNKLLPAINTGLKQPQHIVMGITNTICH
- a CDS encoding hypothetical protein (COG3784), with translation MTRKLLFLLSVFLTFSAFALDLQQAKDQGLVGEANTGLIAPITARPSPQVKSLVSEVNTRRTNTFKRIAVSHGLTVKEVGHIAHKKAVDKTAPGHYYQDPSGRWIKK